One Besnoitia besnoiti strain Bb-Ger1 chromosome VIII, whole genome shotgun sequence DNA segment encodes these proteins:
- a CDS encoding pyridine nucleotide-disulfide oxidoreductase domain-containing protein (encoded by transcript BESB_084930), which translates to MAARPFYSAVLCQRRIPLPRHPGSSAQRTRSAASFGSPPSSADTTLTPERAIVRVLRECRDDSPVAGCGTAAHRSKSPWRPVLPSRNLEGTRLRRPTAGFSFFHYSASAALYSRASAADSSSCCALSPPRRSFSSASPVAAASSLRPRSSSIALTSSPPAQSSSLSASRSLASSAAHPAVHLARRPHDFPRRVCIVGAGPAGFYCAKYLQKAAPDSRLRVDMLETLPAPYGLVRYGVAPDHPEVKRVTEDFDAVASQPGFRFFGNVTFGTDISLEELRTLYDAVILAYGASGDRALHIPGSDLRGCLSARAFVGFYNAHPACVKRVAEHLPPLPPLEGGDPEGLNPPAACVVGNGNVALDVARILVKAREKLSATDIHSPALDWFTAAGVRHVSVLGRRGWVQTSFTNKELRELVTDDRVLAVVDPQEFEASLTESSLQELSESRLKQRSRALFEHMMKNWDRRESTDLPVIHLRFLTSPVRALPQPNDPSRIGALEVARNRLEGPPGAQRAVPVGEGGEENAANDANTPTSPALSSRLPASLLIWSIGFKSLHAPNLNLPIARDTGALVNERGRVVPPTVDRFNSITAGGVYASGWVRRGPQGVIATNILDARETVNQVLADLRLHSNPSAAAAARPRDASPRGEEVSAGSGARREPRQAETPSGAEPEARDASRHAGRSDSQAIETLDALLVARDVQPLSFRGWLAVKEEERTRGEKRGKRAEKIPSAREMLAVAKEKRQTQDGTL; encoded by the exons ATGGCTGCCCGTCCGTTTTATAGTGCAGTTCTGTGTCAGCGTCGCATTCCGTTGCCCCGCCACCCAGGGAGCTCTGCACAGCGAACTCGTTCAGCGGCTTCGTTTGGCTCACCTCCGTCGAGTGCCGATACGACCCTGACTCCAGAGCGCGCCATCGTTCGCGTTTTGCGCGAATGTAGAGATGACTCCCCGGTGGCGGGCTGCGGAACTGCTGCCCATAGATCCAAGTCACCCTGGCGACCCGTCCTTCCTTCGCGCAATCTCGAGGGAacgcggctgcgacggcctACTGCAggtttttccttcttccacTATTCTGCGTCCGCTGCTCTGTAttctcgcgcctcggcggctgaCTCTTCCTCGTGTTGTGCgttgtcgccgccgcggcggtccttctcctctgcttcgcccgtcgccgccgcttcctccttgcggcctcgctcctcctctATAGCGCTCACGTCTTCTCCACCTGCTcagtcttcctctctttccgcctctcgctcccTGGCTTCGTCGGCGGCTCACCCGGCGGTTCACCTCGCACGCAGGCCGCACGACTTCCCTCGTCGGGTGTGCATCGTCGGGGCTGGACCCGCGGGTTTCTACTGCGCAAAGTacctgcagaaggcggcgccagaCTCCAGGCTGCGCGTGGACATGCTAGAAACTCTGCCTGCGCCTTACGGACTCGTGCGATACGGCGTCGCGCCTGACCACCCCGAGGTCAAGCGTGTCACAGAGGATTTCGACGCG GTGGCGAGTCAGCCAGGCTTCCGCTTCTTTGGCAACGTCACGTTC GGGACAGACATTTCCTTGGAGGAACTGCGGACGCTGTACGACGCGGTTATCCTGGCCTACGGCGCCTCGG GTGACAGAGCCTTGCACATCCCGGGTAGCGAtctccgcggctgtctctcggcgcgcgcatTCGTCGGCTTCTACAACGCCCATCCCGCCTGCGTTAAACGAGTCGCCGAACACcttccgccgctccctccgctcGAGGGAGGAGATCCAGAAGGGCTAAACCCCccggcggcctgcgtcgtcgg AAACGGGAATGTGGCGCTGGATGTTGCGCGGATTTTGGTtaaggcgcgagagaagctgTCCGCGACAGACATTCACTCTCCCGCGCTCGACTGGTTCACTGCGGCCGGCGTGCGCCACGTCTCCGTGCTGGGCAGACGCGGCTGGGTGCAGACGTCCTTCACGAACAAGGAGCTCCGTGAG cTTGTGACAGACGACAGagtcctcgccgtcgtcgaccCGCAGGAGTTTGAAGCAAGTCTAACTGAGTCTTCTCTGCAGGAACTCAGT GAATCGCGGCTGAAGCAACGATCCCGTGCACTGTTTGAGCATATGATGAAAAAC TGGGATCGCCGCGAGAGCACAGATCTCCCCGTCATCCATCTGCGTTTCTTGACCTCGCCCGTCCGTGCGCTTCCTCAGCCGAATG ACCCTTCTCGCATCGGCGCTCTGGAAGTTGCGCGGAATCGGCTCGAGGGCCCCCCGGGCGCCCAGCGGGCTGTGCCGGTCGGTGAAGGGGGAGAAGAGAACGCGGCAAACGACGCAAACACACCGACTTCgcccgcgctctcctcgcgcctgccggccTCCCTCCTCATTTGGAGTATCGGGTTCaagtctctgcatgcgccgaatTTGAATTTACCGATCGCGAGAGACACGGGGGCACTGGTGAACgaacgcgggcgcgtcgtGCCTCCAACG gtCGACCGGTTCAACAGCATCACAGCCGGGGGGGTCTACGCGAGCGGCTGGGTGCGCCGGGGCCCGCAGGGAGTGATCGCGACAAACatcctcgacgcgcgcgagaccgTGAACCAAGTGCTGGCGGATCTCCGCCTCCACTCCAAcccctcggcggccgcggcggcgcggcctcgtgaCGCATCGCCGCGGGGAGAAGAAGTGAGCGCGGGAAgtggcgcgcgacgcgagccgcgtcaggcggagacgccgagcggcgcggagcctgAGGCGCGCGATGCGAGTCGGCACGCAGGGCGGAGCGACAGCCAGGCGATAGAGACGCTGGACGCCCTCCTCGTGGCGCGCGACGTCCAGCCGCTCTCGTTTCGGGGGTGGCTGGCGGTGAAGGAGGAAGAacggacgcgcggcgagaagcgaggcaagagggcggagaagattccgagcgcgcgagagatgctcgccgtcgcgaagGAGAAACGACAAACGCAAGATGGGACGCTGTGA